One genomic region from Sphingomicrobium aestuariivivum encodes:
- a CDS encoding LytR/AlgR family response regulator transcription factor → MRTLIVDDEPLARRRLSQLLAALPDVDLVGSASDGSEALRLSREHRPQLMLLDVEMPGTDGFDVVEALAAEPAGHAPLIIFTTAFSKFAVQAFDCGAVDFLTKPLRRQRLDLALERARRSLVAREADGRLAALHAQVDELRRDRDSAGSKADPLWIPQGGQLVRVMPEEIDRIDAEGEYVRLHVDGQNVLHRMSLTQMLEEIGDDGMLRVHRSHAVHHRVIRALTRNSWGGPVLLLEDDRQVPVGRKFVPQVKAALGLEG, encoded by the coding sequence ATGAGGACGCTGATCGTCGATGACGAACCGCTGGCGCGCCGCCGCCTGTCGCAGCTGCTCGCCGCCCTCCCCGACGTCGACCTCGTCGGCAGCGCGAGCGATGGCAGCGAAGCGCTACGCCTCAGCCGCGAGCACCGGCCCCAGCTCATGCTGCTCGATGTCGAGATGCCCGGCACCGACGGCTTCGACGTCGTAGAGGCGCTGGCGGCCGAGCCCGCAGGCCACGCCCCGCTGATCATCTTCACCACCGCCTTTTCCAAATTCGCGGTGCAGGCCTTCGATTGCGGCGCGGTGGATTTCCTCACCAAGCCCTTGCGTCGCCAGCGGCTGGACCTCGCGCTCGAACGCGCGCGGCGCAGCCTCGTGGCGCGCGAGGCCGACGGCCGCCTCGCCGCGCTCCATGCGCAGGTCGACGAATTGCGCCGCGACCGTGACAGCGCGGGCTCGAAGGCCGATCCGCTGTGGATCCCGCAGGGCGGCCAGCTCGTCCGCGTCATGCCCGAGGAGATCGACCGCATCGATGCCGAGGGCGAATATGTCCGCCTCCACGTCGACGGGCAGAATGTCCTCCACCGCATGTCGCTGACCCAGATGCTCGAAGAGATCGGCGATGACGGCATGCTGCGCGTCCACCGCAGCCACGCGGTCCACCACCGCGTCATCCGCGCGCTCACTCGCAACAGCTGGGGCGGGCCGGTGTTGCTGCTCGAGGACGACCGGCAGGTGCCGGTGGGCCGCAAGTTCGTGCCGCAGGTGAAGGCCGCGCTCGGCCTCGAGGGCTAG
- a CDS encoding tryptophan halogenase family protein — protein MGLKKIVIVGGGTAGWMAAAALSRLVQSRTVEITLVESELIGTVGVGEATIPPFQNFNDRLGIPETEWMSAVQGSFKLGIHFVNWETQGDSYFHPFGNYGYAVDSVSFHEIWMRYRMAGDARPLHHFSPETMAAMHRKFMHQEEGQELPAINYAYHLDATAYARFLRRYAEGRGVVRKEGKVVKSDLHGESGFVKSITMDDGTEIAGDFFIDCSGFRGLLIEGALETGYEDWTHWLPCDRAVAIPSEGDGTVLPYTRATAHSAGWQWRVPLQRRNGNGHVYCSQFMEADEATDILLKNIDGKPLADPNHLRFTTGRRKKFWNKNVVAVGLSGGFMEPLESTSIHLIQSAIAKVAGMLSTDGITPAQEDTFNRLMGKEFSRIRDFLILHYKATKRDDSDFWNYCRTMDIPDSLQEKIDLFKLNGQVFREEDELFAETSWVAVMMGQGILPGRPSAMAQSLDLDKLRGEYEGMDQSIKYLVGKMPGHDQYLQRFCPAAMAAE, from the coding sequence ATGGGTTTGAAGAAGATCGTGATCGTCGGCGGGGGCACCGCGGGCTGGATGGCGGCGGCGGCGCTGTCGCGTCTGGTGCAGTCGCGAACCGTGGAGATCACCCTCGTCGAGAGCGAACTGATCGGCACCGTCGGCGTCGGCGAGGCGACCATCCCGCCCTTCCAGAACTTCAACGACCGTCTCGGCATCCCCGAGACCGAATGGATGTCCGCCGTCCAGGGCAGCTTCAAGCTCGGCATCCACTTCGTGAACTGGGAAACGCAGGGCGACAGCTATTTCCACCCCTTCGGCAACTATGGCTATGCCGTCGACAGCGTCTCCTTCCACGAGATCTGGATGCGCTACCGCATGGCCGGCGATGCGCGCCCGCTGCACCATTTCAGCCCCGAGACCATGGCGGCGATGCACCGCAAGTTCATGCACCAGGAGGAAGGGCAGGAACTGCCGGCGATCAACTATGCCTACCATCTCGACGCGACCGCTTATGCGCGCTTCCTGCGGCGCTATGCCGAGGGTCGCGGCGTGGTCCGCAAGGAGGGCAAGGTCGTAAAGTCCGACCTTCATGGCGAGAGCGGCTTCGTGAAGTCGATCACCATGGACGACGGCACCGAGATCGCGGGCGATTTCTTCATCGACTGCTCGGGCTTCCGCGGCCTCCTCATCGAGGGCGCGCTCGAGACGGGTTACGAGGACTGGACCCACTGGCTCCCGTGCGACCGCGCGGTGGCGATCCCGAGCGAGGGCGACGGTACCGTCCTTCCCTATACCCGCGCGACCGCGCACAGCGCGGGCTGGCAGTGGCGCGTGCCGCTGCAGCGCCGCAACGGCAACGGCCATGTCTATTGTTCGCAGTTCATGGAGGCCGACGAGGCCACCGACATCCTGTTGAAGAACATCGACGGCAAGCCGCTCGCCGACCCCAATCACCTGCGCTTCACCACGGGACGCCGGAAAAAATTCTGGAACAAGAACGTCGTCGCCGTCGGCCTGTCGGGCGGCTTCATGGAGCCCTTGGAATCGACCTCGATCCACCTCATCCAGAGCGCCATCGCGAAGGTCGCTGGCATGCTCAGCACCGACGGCATCACGCCGGCGCAGGAAGACACGTTCAACCGCCTGATGGGCAAGGAATTCAGCCGCATCCGCGACTTCCTCATCCTCCACTACAAGGCGACCAAGCGCGACGATTCGGACTTCTGGAATTACTGCCGGACGATGGACATCCCCGATTCGCTGCAGGAGAAGATCGACCTGTTCAAATTGAACGGGCAGGTCTTCCGCGAGGAGGACGAGCTGTTCGCCGAGACGAGCTGGGTGGCGGTGATGATGGGCCAGGGCATCCTGCCCGGCCGCCCCAGCGCGATGGCGCAGAGCCTCGACCTCGACAAGCTGCGCGGCGAATATGAGGGCATGGACCAGTCGATCAAATATCTGGTCGGCAAGATGCCCGGCCACGACCAGTATCTGCAGCGCTTCTGCCCCGCCGCCATGGCCGCCGAATAA
- a CDS encoding glycoside hydrolase family 3 protein: MRRIAPTLGLLMAATALSACATTTVETTSTPAATSVEDAEDALVADLLSRMSVERKVAQLIQPQINSFTPEDMERYRFGSYLNGGNGGPYGDEYAPAGEWLRYADEMYMASVQPLEGDEPVIPTMWGTDAVHGHTNVIGATIFPHNIGLGATRDTDLVRRIGAATATEIEVTGIDWNFSPTVAVARDDRWGRSYESYSEDPRIVAAMGAALVEGLQGANGDADRLGEGHVIATAKHFFGDGGTEQGVDQGDVNGDIEALKAIHAYPYPAAIDAGVETIMASFNSINGKKMHGNKALLTDVLRGELGFDGLVVGDWNGHQQVAGCTVTNCPQSLLAGLDIYMVPDDWKGLMDTLVAQVNDGTIPMARLDEATGRVLRMKIRAGIIGNNARRPSERANAGDLSKLGSAEHRGIAREAVAKSQVVIKNDGVLPLKPGTNILVAGTAADSIAQAAGGWTLTWQGGKELGNDMFPGATSIWAGLEAAATASGGSATLSEDGSYDAKPDVAVVVFGEEPYAEFAGDRKNMVFADEEGLGLLRQYEEAGIPAVAVFLSGRPMWMNREINAADAFVASWLPGGEGAGVADVLYGAMPATGRLSFSWPAACDGTPVNGAQGALFEVGYGRGLGETSALPELSEECAYLGAAGSTWYADGRLASSITASAGGTAFPNLVGSGGGVVVRGYDRNRQEDARLVTFGPGSSLTLAGPEGEGGYRILYSVDTAPAGAVRVSVGDTTVDVTQEMAVAAGKADREMLITEACMPGMGDSITISSEAPFSMVIAEVSRVDMPEGMACSF; the protein is encoded by the coding sequence ATGCGTCGCATCGCCCCTACGCTCGGCCTGTTGATGGCCGCCACCGCCTTGAGCGCCTGCGCCACCACCACCGTAGAGACCACCTCCACGCCCGCCGCCACGAGCGTCGAAGATGCCGAGGACGCGCTGGTCGCCGACCTCCTCTCGCGCATGAGCGTCGAGCGCAAGGTCGCCCAGCTGATCCAGCCGCAGATCAACAGCTTCACCCCCGAGGATATGGAGCGCTACCGCTTCGGCAGTTACCTCAACGGCGGCAACGGCGGTCCCTATGGCGATGAATATGCCCCCGCCGGCGAATGGCTGCGCTATGCCGACGAGATGTACATGGCCTCGGTCCAGCCCCTCGAGGGCGACGAGCCCGTGATCCCGACCATGTGGGGCACCGACGCGGTGCACGGCCACACCAACGTGATCGGCGCCACCATCTTCCCGCACAATATCGGGCTCGGCGCGACGCGCGACACCGACCTCGTGCGCCGCATCGGCGCGGCTACCGCGACCGAGATCGAGGTGACCGGCATCGACTGGAACTTCTCGCCGACCGTGGCGGTCGCGCGCGATGACCGCTGGGGCCGCAGCTACGAAAGCTATTCCGAAGACCCGCGCATCGTCGCCGCCATGGGCGCCGCGCTGGTCGAGGGCCTGCAGGGCGCGAATGGCGATGCCGACCGTCTCGGCGAAGGCCATGTCATCGCCACCGCCAAGCACTTCTTTGGCGACGGCGGCACCGAACAGGGTGTCGACCAGGGCGACGTCAACGGCGACATCGAGGCGCTGAAGGCGATCCACGCCTATCCCTATCCCGCCGCGATCGACGCCGGGGTCGAGACGATCATGGCCAGCTTCAACTCGATCAACGGCAAGAAGATGCACGGCAACAAGGCCCTGCTGACCGACGTGCTGCGCGGCGAACTGGGCTTCGACGGCCTCGTCGTCGGCGACTGGAACGGGCACCAGCAGGTTGCCGGCTGCACCGTCACCAATTGCCCGCAGTCGCTCCTCGCGGGTCTCGACATCTACATGGTCCCCGACGACTGGAAGGGGCTGATGGACACGCTGGTCGCTCAAGTGAACGACGGCACCATCCCGATGGCGCGCCTCGACGAGGCCACCGGCCGCGTGCTCCGCATGAAGATCCGCGCCGGCATCATCGGCAACAATGCCCGGCGTCCGTCCGAGCGCGCCAATGCGGGCGACCTTTCGAAGCTCGGCAGCGCCGAGCATCGCGGTATCGCCCGCGAGGCGGTCGCCAAGAGCCAGGTCGTCATCAAGAATGACGGCGTGCTGCCCCTGAAGCCCGGCACCAACATCCTCGTTGCCGGCACGGCCGCGGATTCGATCGCGCAGGCCGCGGGCGGCTGGACGCTGACCTGGCAGGGCGGCAAGGAGCTGGGCAACGACATGTTCCCGGGCGCCACCTCCATCTGGGCGGGCCTCGAGGCCGCCGCCACCGCGAGCGGCGGCAGCGCGACCCTGTCGGAAGACGGCAGCTATGACGCCAAGCCCGACGTCGCCGTCGTGGTCTTCGGCGAGGAGCCCTATGCCGAATTCGCGGGCGACCGGAAGAACATGGTCTTCGCCGACGAGGAAGGCCTCGGACTGCTCCGCCAGTATGAAGAGGCCGGTATTCCCGCCGTCGCCGTCTTCCTCTCGGGCCGCCCGATGTGGATGAACCGCGAGATCAACGCCGCCGACGCCTTCGTGGCGAGCTGGCTGCCGGGCGGCGAGGGCGCGGGCGTTGCCGACGTCCTCTACGGCGCCATGCCCGCCACCGGCCGCCTTTCGTTCAGCTGGCCCGCCGCCTGTGACGGCACCCCCGTCAACGGCGCGCAAGGGGCGCTGTTCGAGGTCGGCTACGGTCGCGGCCTCGGAGAGACCAGTGCGCTGCCCGAGCTCAGCGAGGAATGCGCCTATCTGGGTGCTGCCGGCTCGACCTGGTACGCCGACGGTCGCCTCGCCTCCTCGATCACCGCGAGCGCGGGCGGCACGGCCTTCCCCAACCTCGTCGGTTCGGGCGGCGGCGTGGTCGTGCGCGGCTATGACCGCAACCGTCAGGAAGATGCCCGCCTCGTCACCTTCGGCCCGGGCAGCAGCCTGACGCTGGCCGGCCCCGAGGGCGAGGGCGGCTACCGCATCCTCTATTCGGTCGACACCGCGCCTGCGGGCGCCGTCCGCGTCAGCGTCGGCGACACCACCGTCGATGTGACGCAGGAAATGGCGGTCGCGGCCGGCAAGGCCGATCGCGAGATGCTGATTACCGAGGCCTGCATGCCGGGGATGGGCGACAGCATCACCATCTCGAGCGAAGCGCCCTTCTCGATGGTCATCGCCGAAGTGTCGCGCGTCGACATGCCCGAAGGGATGGCCTGCTCCTTCTAG
- a CDS encoding bestrophin-like domain, which produces MNEADGNIFIPQTLVDIFDRSSLIDISLVLFGGMLVAALVGYAIRKSPRLFLPERKEEGGQEAYVVSAVLGLLALLMGFTFSLSLSRFEERRELVLVEANAIGTAHLRTSLIEEPWRGQLRETLEDYAQNRLDLSGGIDEELPERLVRNEVLLGQMWAQTSAMVEGQGASPITAQFVGSINEVIDMDTARKNARLAKVPSAVYAVLLVYIMIAALILGYSLVGFWARLAAVVLFLLLSLSMLLIIDIDRPTVGMLREQQAPLKALLLSFDPDRDMEQAIQPYLEMR; this is translated from the coding sequence ATGAACGAGGCAGACGGGAACATCTTCATTCCCCAAACCCTCGTCGATATCTTCGACCGCTCCTCGCTCATCGACATCTCGCTCGTGCTGTTCGGCGGCATGCTGGTCGCCGCGCTCGTCGGCTATGCCATCCGCAAGTCGCCGCGACTGTTCCTGCCCGAGCGCAAGGAAGAGGGAGGGCAGGAGGCTTATGTCGTCTCCGCGGTGCTTGGCCTGCTCGCGCTGCTGATGGGCTTCACCTTTTCCTTGTCATTGAGCCGGTTCGAGGAGCGGCGCGAGCTGGTGCTGGTCGAGGCCAATGCCATCGGCACCGCGCATCTTCGCACCTCGCTCATCGAAGAGCCGTGGCGCGGCCAGTTGCGCGAGACGCTCGAGGATTATGCGCAGAACCGGCTCGACCTGTCGGGGGGGATCGACGAGGAGTTACCCGAACGGCTCGTGCGCAACGAGGTGCTGCTCGGGCAGATGTGGGCGCAGACCAGCGCGATGGTGGAGGGGCAGGGCGCGAGCCCGATCACCGCCCAGTTCGTCGGCTCGATCAACGAGGTCATCGACATGGATACCGCGCGCAAGAACGCCCGCCTCGCGAAGGTGCCCTCGGCGGTCTATGCGGTGCTGCTGGTCTACATCATGATCGCCGCGCTGATCCTGGGCTATTCGCTGGTCGGCTTCTGGGCGCGGCTGGCGGCGGTGGTGTTGTTCCTCCTCCTCAGCCTGTCGATGCTCCTCATCATCGATATCGATCGGCCGACGGTGGGGATGCTGCGCGAGCAGCAGGCGCCATTGAAGGCGCTGCTCCTCTCCTTCGATCCAGACCGCGACATGGAGCAGGCGATCCAGCCCTATCTCGAGATGCGCTAG
- a CDS encoding LacI family DNA-binding transcriptional regulator: MKKRSVTIEDVARVANVSRQTVSRVLNRLPSVSADAKARVEEAIAELGYVPNLAARRMGGAKSFLIMAINDRARTIENWAAGRGNDWVDQMLYGGMMACEERGYHMLFELVDTEPALAAGQMQRILTSLQPDGFILTQPHSENPKLAEQLKERGRPFVRIGLPNPDIPAVSVHMDEAGAARAAVEHLIDFGHRDIALLAGNKQYAGSIARREGYAEAMAEAGHEQRIEEGDFSYDKAAEIAAHWFDGDDGPSAIIAENDEMAFAVLREAGRRGIKVPEQLSLLSFEDTPGVRFSVPPLTAIRQPTAKMIGKACDLLMDRAEGKDAEEDVHVLPFELIIRETTGPAPK, encoded by the coding sequence ATGAAAAAGCGTTCGGTGACCATCGAGGATGTTGCGCGCGTGGCCAACGTGTCGCGCCAAACGGTAAGCCGCGTGCTCAACCGGCTGCCCTCGGTCAGCGCCGATGCCAAGGCCCGCGTCGAGGAGGCGATCGCCGAGTTGGGCTATGTCCCCAACCTAGCGGCGCGGCGCATGGGCGGCGCGAAAAGCTTCCTCATCATGGCGATCAACGATCGCGCCCGCACCATCGAGAACTGGGCCGCGGGGCGCGGCAACGACTGGGTCGACCAGATGCTCTACGGCGGCATGATGGCCTGCGAGGAACGCGGCTATCACATGCTGTTCGAGCTGGTGGACACCGAGCCCGCGCTGGCGGCAGGGCAGATGCAGCGCATCCTCACCAGCCTCCAGCCCGACGGCTTCATCCTGACCCAGCCGCACAGCGAGAATCCCAAACTGGCCGAGCAATTGAAGGAGCGAGGGCGCCCCTTCGTGCGCATCGGCCTGCCCAATCCCGACATCCCCGCCGTCTCGGTCCACATGGACGAGGCGGGCGCCGCGCGCGCGGCGGTCGAGCATCTGATCGATTTCGGCCATCGCGACATCGCGCTGCTCGCGGGCAACAAGCAATATGCGGGCAGCATCGCGCGCCGCGAGGGCTATGCCGAGGCGATGGCCGAAGCGGGCCACGAGCAGCGCATCGAGGAAGGCGACTTTTCCTACGACAAGGCCGCCGAGATCGCCGCCCACTGGTTCGACGGCGATGACGGCCCGAGCGCCATCATCGCCGAGAATGACGAAATGGCCTTTGCCGTGCTGCGCGAGGCGGGTCGGCGTGGCATCAAGGTGCCCGAACAACTGTCACTGCTCTCCTTCGAGGACACGCCCGGCGTGCGCTTCTCGGTGCCGCCGCTGACCGCCATCCGACAGCCGACCGCCAAGATGATCGGCAAGGCCTGCGACCTCCTCATGGACCGCGCCGAGGGCAAGGACGCGGAGGAAGATGTCCACGTCCTGCCGTTCGAACTGATCATCCGCGAGACCACGGGTCCCGCGCCCAAGTGA
- a CDS encoding TonB-dependent receptor translates to MFGTASGLAMVMAMSQPAYAQDASDPAQAEDEAEELEGTDAPITEEDDSIVITGFLRSLNTAQDIKRDADTFVDVITAEDIGALPDRSVAESLQRVPGVNISRFVQRDDPDRFSVEGSGVIIRGLPYVRSELNGRDIFSANGGRTLGFNDVSPELLGRVEVYKNLTADMVEGGISGTVNLVTRKPLDNPGLKVAGTVEANVGDLAEEWSPGFSALVSNTWDFEAGTIGLQAAYAQQELVTRTDASQITDPCFREATLLADQPCFRSLPTGSGGINGDVDPVGPDGFDTSGLIIAPKGAGVRTTDLTRDRNAFSGVAQFESAGGELLITTEYLRAETEGSLEEFAVLAQVNDDAFSPIIAPGTNPVIIGNQLVAATLTQTSQEGIQGIPTENLRFVQQDEAMTEDFSVDVDMVFTDRLRANVEFQTINSDRSLDGVITAMRTFSDIYFDNSGETPNVQFLAAGQGADGTGLTANADPEGIYYWFHLDGRLRNEGNLNSLKGDVEYDLEMGPLQRVRFGARWAERNQKTRAATYQVWSNLGDTWTTRNGDWSWGQNQPDRFYGAGGGAYVVDFPNQASLYNPFGDGFQRGNVAQPVGQGYYYGDDGLLDSYLGGTLEAQFQAIQDFTRSPEARDLLPVDEDGNPIFQPGSINSVGEDTLGLYGRADYEHEFGNGWVLDGNFGVRYARTTVRSDGILSFPEPGVIDNPELGGNGNGIAEVSDVEAVCAFIAGNPDLNRSFCTLLEEAPERVPDYVAALNGASTDLGTGRSYDNWLPSFNARLDFGNGMLVRGAVSKAISRPDLAANGVGGVVGDNIGILNASGTLDSGPLFAIFTGNPFINPVQAWNYDLSFEWYWDTVGSITVTGFMKDIDDVITSGAVVNQLTNSVTGQSYDVRVDGPQNLESGTLKGVEVAYQQVYDFLPGALGGLGSQLTYTYVDGGEFFNDAGGAQQSPFAQGLPLAGVSEHTVNAVLFYEYAGLSARAAYNWRSEFLQTPRDVIFPFSPIYGEDTGQLDASIFYAVTDNVKVGVQGVNLLDEVTQTSQLIDYDGTRITRSAFRNDRRFTFLARFDF, encoded by the coding sequence ATGTTCGGCACGGCCTCGGGCCTTGCCATGGTCATGGCGATGTCGCAGCCCGCTTATGCACAGGATGCGAGCGATCCGGCCCAGGCCGAAGACGAAGCCGAGGAGCTCGAGGGCACCGACGCCCCGATCACCGAGGAAGATGACAGCATCGTCATCACCGGCTTCCTCCGCAGCCTCAACACCGCGCAGGACATCAAGCGCGACGCCGACACCTTCGTCGACGTCATCACCGCCGAGGACATTGGCGCGCTTCCCGACCGTTCGGTCGCCGAATCGCTGCAGCGCGTCCCGGGCGTCAACATCAGCCGCTTCGTCCAGCGCGACGATCCCGACCGCTTCTCGGTCGAAGGCTCGGGCGTAATCATCCGCGGCCTTCCCTACGTCCGTTCGGAACTCAACGGCCGTGACATCTTCTCGGCCAACGGCGGCCGTACGCTCGGCTTCAACGACGTCTCGCCCGAACTGCTCGGCCGCGTCGAGGTCTACAAGAACCTGACCGCCGACATGGTCGAGGGCGGCATCTCGGGGACGGTCAACCTCGTCACCCGCAAGCCGCTCGACAACCCGGGCCTCAAGGTCGCGGGCACGGTCGAAGCCAATGTCGGCGACCTCGCCGAAGAATGGTCGCCCGGTTTCTCGGCCCTCGTGTCGAACACCTGGGACTTCGAGGCCGGCACCATCGGCCTGCAGGCGGCCTACGCCCAGCAGGAACTGGTCACGCGCACCGACGCCAGCCAGATCACCGACCCGTGCTTCCGCGAAGCCACGCTGCTCGCCGACCAGCCCTGTTTCCGTTCGCTGCCGACCGGTTCGGGCGGCATCAACGGCGACGTCGACCCGGTCGGTCCCGACGGCTTCGACACCTCGGGCCTGATCATCGCGCCGAAGGGCGCGGGCGTGCGCACCACCGACCTGACCCGCGACCGTAACGCTTTCTCGGGCGTCGCCCAGTTCGAAAGCGCCGGCGGCGAACTGCTCATCACCACCGAATATCTCCGTGCCGAAACCGAAGGCAGCCTCGAGGAATTCGCGGTGCTGGCGCAGGTCAACGACGACGCCTTCAGCCCGATCATCGCGCCCGGCACCAACCCGGTCATCATCGGCAACCAGCTCGTCGCAGCGACGCTGACCCAGACCAGCCAGGAAGGCATCCAGGGCATCCCGACCGAAAACCTGCGCTTCGTGCAGCAGGACGAGGCGATGACCGAGGACTTCTCGGTCGATGTCGACATGGTCTTCACCGATCGACTGCGTGCCAACGTCGAATTCCAGACGATCAACTCGGATCGCAGCCTCGACGGTGTGATCACCGCGATGCGCACCTTCAGCGACATCTACTTCGACAATTCGGGCGAAACCCCGAACGTCCAGTTCCTCGCCGCCGGCCAGGGCGCGGACGGCACCGGCCTTACCGCCAATGCCGATCCGGAAGGCATCTATTACTGGTTCCACCTCGACGGTCGCCTGCGCAACGAAGGCAACCTCAACTCGCTCAAGGGCGATGTCGAATATGATCTCGAGATGGGTCCGCTCCAGCGCGTTCGCTTCGGCGCCCGCTGGGCCGAGCGCAACCAGAAGACCCGTGCGGCGACCTACCAGGTCTGGTCGAACCTCGGTGACACCTGGACCACGCGTAACGGCGACTGGAGCTGGGGCCAGAACCAGCCCGACCGCTTCTACGGTGCGGGCGGCGGCGCTTATGTCGTCGACTTCCCGAACCAGGCGAGCCTGTACAACCCGTTCGGTGACGGCTTCCAGCGCGGCAATGTCGCGCAGCCGGTCGGCCAGGGTTACTACTATGGCGACGACGGCCTGCTCGACAGCTACCTCGGCGGCACCCTCGAGGCGCAGTTCCAGGCGATCCAGGACTTCACCCGATCGCCCGAAGCGCGCGACCTCCTGCCGGTCGATGAAGATGGCAACCCGATCTTCCAGCCGGGCAGCATCAACAGCGTCGGCGAAGACACGCTCGGCCTCTATGGTCGTGCCGATTACGAACATGAGTTCGGTAACGGCTGGGTGCTCGACGGCAACTTCGGTGTCCGTTACGCCCGCACCACGGTGCGCAGCGACGGTATCCTGAGCTTCCCCGAGCCGGGCGTCATCGACAATCCGGAACTGGGCGGTAACGGCAACGGCATCGCCGAAGTGTCGGACGTCGAGGCGGTCTGCGCCTTCATCGCGGGCAACCCCGACCTCAACCGCAGCTTCTGTACCCTCCTCGAAGAGGCGCCCGAGCGCGTGCCCGACTATGTCGCGGCACTGAACGGTGCGAGCACCGATCTCGGCACGGGCCGCAGCTACGACAACTGGCTGCCGAGCTTCAACGCCCGCCTCGACTTCGGTAACGGCATGCTGGTGCGCGGTGCGGTGTCGAAGGCGATCAGCCGTCCCGACCTTGCCGCCAACGGCGTCGGCGGCGTGGTCGGCGACAACATCGGCATCCTCAATGCCTCGGGTACGCTCGACAGCGGTCCGCTGTTCGCGATCTTCACCGGCAACCCGTTCATCAACCCGGTGCAGGCGTGGAATTACGACCTCTCGTTCGAATGGTATTGGGACACGGTCGGCTCGATCACCGTGACCGGCTTCATGAAGGACATCGACGACGTCATCACCTCGGGTGCGGTGGTCAACCAGCTGACCAACTCGGTCACCGGGCAGAGCTATGACGTTCGCGTCGATGGCCCGCAGAACCTCGAGAGCGGCACGCTCAAGGGTGTCGAAGTCGCCTACCAGCAGGTCTACGACTTCCTGCCCGGCGCGCTCGGCGGCCTCGGCTCGCAGCTGACCTACACCTATGTGGACGGCGGCGAGTTCTTCAACGATGCCGGCGGCGCCCAGCAGAGCCCGTTCGCCCAGGGTCTCCCGCTCGCGGGGGTCTCGGAGCACACGGTCAACGCGGTGCTGTTCTACGAATATGCCGGCCTGTCGGCCCGTGCCGCCTACAACTGGCGCTCGGAATTCCTGCAGACCCCGCGCGACGTGATCTTCCCCTTCTCGCCGATCTACGGCGAGGACACCGGGCAGCTCGACGCGTCGATCTTCTACGCCGTCACGGATAATGTGAAGGTGGGTGTGCAGGGCGTGAACCTCCTCGACGAGGTCACCCAGACCAGCCAGCTGATCGACTATGATGGCACGCGGATCACCCGTTCGGCGTTCCGCAACGACCGTCGCTTCACCTTCCTCGCGCGCTTCGACTTCTAA